The Streptomyces sp. CC0208 genome window below encodes:
- a CDS encoding TatD family hydrolase, producing the protein MPSNSPREKNAAPPLPEPLRVPVADSHTHLDMQDGTVEEGLAKAASVGVTTVVQVGCDVRGSRWAAETAGRYDAVHATVALHPNEAPRIVHGDPDGWSRQGARQAGGTQALDEALAEIDRLAALPQVKGVGETGLDHFRTGPEGKEAQEASFRAHIEMAKRHGKALVIHDRDAHADVLRVLKEEGAPERTVFHCYSGDAEMAEICAAAGYFMSFAGNVTFKNAQNLRDAVAVAPLELLLVETDAPFLTPAPYRGRPNAPYLIPVTVRAMAAVRGIDEDALATALAANTARAFGY; encoded by the coding sequence ATGCCTTCGAACAGCCCCCGCGAGAAGAACGCGGCCCCGCCGCTCCCGGAGCCCCTGCGGGTGCCGGTCGCCGACTCCCACACCCACCTGGACATGCAGGACGGGACCGTGGAGGAGGGGCTCGCCAAAGCCGCGTCGGTCGGGGTGACCACGGTCGTCCAGGTCGGCTGCGACGTACGGGGCTCCCGGTGGGCGGCCGAGACGGCGGGCCGGTACGACGCCGTCCACGCCACCGTCGCGCTGCACCCCAACGAGGCGCCCCGGATCGTCCACGGCGACCCCGACGGCTGGTCCCGGCAGGGAGCCCGCCAGGCCGGCGGCACCCAGGCCCTCGACGAGGCGCTCGCGGAGATCGACCGGCTGGCCGCACTCCCGCAGGTCAAGGGCGTCGGCGAGACCGGCCTCGACCACTTCCGCACCGGGCCCGAGGGCAAGGAGGCGCAGGAGGCGTCCTTCCGCGCCCACATCGAGATGGCCAAGCGGCACGGCAAGGCGCTCGTCATCCACGACCGCGACGCCCACGCGGACGTCCTGCGCGTGCTCAAGGAGGAGGGCGCCCCCGAGCGCACCGTCTTCCACTGCTACTCCGGCGACGCCGAGATGGCGGAGATCTGCGCGGCCGCCGGATACTTCATGTCCTTCGCCGGCAACGTCACCTTCAAGAACGCCCAGAACCTGCGGGACGCGGTGGCCGTGGCGCCCCTCGAACTCCTCCTCGTGGAGACCGACGCGCCGTTCCTGACGCCGGCGCCGTACCGCGGACGGCCCAACGCCCCCTATCTCATTCCGGTCACGGTGCGCGCCATGGCCGCCGTGCGCGGCATCGACGAGGACGCGTTGGCCACGGCACTCGCCGCCAACACCGCACGCGCCTTCGGATACTGA
- a CDS encoding sodium:solute symporter family protein, with translation MQNPTKGVDTAYLAAELRLPTNWLDYTILGIYFVVVLGIGFAARRSVKTSLDFFLSGRSLPAWITGLAFISANLAATEILGMAANSAQYGAYTVHWYWIGAIPAMVFLGLVMMPFYYGSKVRSVPEMLLLRFDKWAHLLSSALFAFAAILIAGVNLYALAIVVEALLGWPQWVAIVVAGAFVLAYITLGGLSSAIYNEVLQFFVILAALIPLVVLGLKKVGGWGGLTDKLTAEHGANFTTAWGGTGIGSANPLGANWLTIVLGLGFVLSFGYWTTNFAEVQRALSAKNLSAAQRTPLIAAYPKVFIVFLVMIPGLVAAALIPGFGTAESGYQYNDAIPYLMEQLLPNGVLGIAVTGLLAAFMAGMAANVSSFNTVFTNDIWGRYVQRGREDEYYVRFGRLITVIGVCASVGTAFLASSFSNIMSYLQTLFSFFNVPMFVVFIVGMFWKRASAKSGFWGLLAGTVAAMVNYFWIYKQGVIDIPSDQGANFVSAIVGFVAGAVVMVAVSLFTAPKPAEELQGLVYGTTSPGMSEPPAVGDDAWYRRPALLGWGAVVLAAACYIPFSF, from the coding sequence ATGCAAAACCCCACAAAAGGCGTAGACACCGCATATCTCGCGGCCGAGCTGAGGCTCCCCACCAACTGGCTCGACTACACGATCCTCGGCATCTACTTCGTCGTCGTCCTCGGCATCGGCTTCGCGGCCCGCCGCTCGGTGAAGACGAGCCTGGACTTCTTCCTCTCCGGACGCTCGCTGCCGGCCTGGATCACGGGTCTCGCCTTCATCTCGGCCAACCTGGCCGCGACCGAGATCCTGGGGATGGCCGCCAACAGCGCGCAGTACGGCGCCTACACGGTCCACTGGTACTGGATCGGCGCCATCCCGGCCATGGTCTTCCTCGGCCTGGTGATGATGCCCTTCTACTACGGCAGCAAGGTGCGCTCGGTCCCCGAGATGCTCCTGCTGCGCTTCGACAAGTGGGCGCACCTGCTCAGTTCGGCCCTGTTCGCCTTCGCGGCCATCCTGATCGCGGGCGTGAACCTCTACGCCCTCGCGATCGTGGTCGAAGCCCTCCTTGGCTGGCCGCAGTGGGTGGCCATCGTGGTGGCCGGCGCCTTCGTCCTCGCCTACATCACCCTCGGCGGCCTGTCCTCCGCGATCTACAACGAGGTCCTCCAGTTCTTCGTGATCCTGGCGGCCCTGATCCCCCTGGTCGTTCTCGGCCTGAAGAAGGTGGGCGGCTGGGGCGGCCTCACGGACAAGCTGACGGCCGAGCACGGCGCGAACTTCACCACCGCCTGGGGCGGCACGGGCATCGGCAGCGCCAACCCGCTGGGCGCGAACTGGCTGACGATCGTGCTGGGCCTCGGCTTCGTGCTGTCCTTCGGCTACTGGACGACGAACTTCGCGGAGGTCCAGCGGGCCCTGTCGGCGAAGAACCTGAGCGCGGCCCAGCGCACCCCCCTGATCGCCGCGTACCCGAAGGTCTTCATCGTCTTCCTGGTGATGATCCCGGGTCTGGTGGCGGCGGCCCTGATCCCGGGCTTCGGCACCGCCGAATCGGGCTACCAGTACAACGACGCCATCCCGTACCTGATGGAACAGCTCCTGCCGAACGGCGTCCTGGGCATCGCGGTCACGGGCCTCCTGGCGGCCTTCATGGCAGGCATGGCGGCCAACGTCTCGTCCTTCAACACGGTGTTCACGAACGACATCTGGGGCCGCTATGTGCAGCGGGGCCGCGAGGACGAGTACTACGTCCGCTTCGGCCGCCTGATCACGGTGATCGGCGTCTGCGCCTCCGTCGGAACGGCCTTCCTCGCCTCCTCCTTCTCCAACATCATGAGCTACCTCCAGACCCTGTTCTCCTTCTTCAACGTGCCGATGTTCGTCGTCTTCATCGTCGGCATGTTCTGGAAGCGCGCGTCCGCGAAGTCGGGCTTCTGGGGCCTGCTCGCCGGCACGGTGGCGGCGATGGTGAACTACTTCTGGATCTACAAGCAGGGCGTCATCGACATCCCCTCCGACCAGGGCGCCAACTTCGTCTCCGCGATCGTGGGCTTCGTGGCGGGCGCGGTCGTGATGGTCGCCGTGTCCCTGTTCACGGCCCCCAAGCCCGCCGAGGAACTCCAGGGCCTCGTCTACGGCACGACGTCCCCCGGCATGTCCGAGCCCCCCGCCGTCGGCGACGACGCCTGGTACCGCAGGCCGGCCCTGCTGGGCTGGGGCGCGGTCGTCCTCGCGGCCGCCTGCTACATCCCGTTCTCGTTCTGA
- the galE gene encoding UDP-glucose 4-epimerase GalE translates to MKYLVTGGAGYVGGVVAQHLLEAGHEVVVLDNLSTGFREGVPTGASFIEGDIRDAAKWLDSSFDGVLHFAASSQVGESVVKPEKYWDNNVGGTMALLGAMREAGVKKLVFSSTAATYGEPEEVPIVESAPTRPTNPYGASKLAVDFMITSEANAHGLGAVSLRYFNVAGAYGKQGERHDPESHLIPLILQVAQGRREAINVFGEDYPTPDGTCVRDYIHVADLAEAHLLALKAAEPGEHLICNLGNGEGFSVRQVIETVRQVTGHPIPEVVAPRRGGDPATLVASAATAREKLGWNPSRTDLAGIVADAWEFAQSISAAREQ, encoded by the coding sequence ATGAAGTACCTGGTGACAGGTGGCGCGGGGTATGTCGGCGGGGTCGTGGCCCAGCATCTGCTGGAGGCCGGCCACGAGGTCGTCGTCCTCGACAACCTCTCCACCGGCTTCCGCGAGGGGGTGCCCACGGGTGCCTCGTTCATCGAGGGTGACATCCGCGACGCCGCGAAGTGGCTCGACTCCTCCTTCGACGGCGTGCTCCACTTCGCCGCCTCCTCCCAGGTCGGCGAGTCGGTCGTGAAGCCCGAGAAGTACTGGGACAACAACGTCGGCGGCACCATGGCGCTGCTCGGTGCCATGCGCGAGGCCGGTGTCAAGAAGCTCGTCTTCTCCTCCACGGCCGCCACGTACGGGGAGCCCGAGGAGGTGCCGATCGTCGAGTCCGCGCCCACCAGGCCCACCAACCCGTACGGCGCCTCCAAGCTCGCCGTCGACTTCATGATCACCAGCGAGGCGAACGCGCACGGCCTCGGCGCCGTGTCCCTGCGCTACTTCAACGTGGCCGGCGCCTACGGCAAGCAGGGCGAGCGGCACGACCCCGAGTCGCACCTCATCCCGCTGATCCTCCAGGTCGCCCAGGGCAGGCGGGAGGCGATCAACGTCTTCGGCGAGGACTACCCGACCCCGGACGGCACCTGCGTGCGCGACTACATCCACGTCGCCGACCTCGCCGAGGCCCACCTCCTCGCGCTGAAGGCCGCCGAGCCCGGCGAGCACCTCATCTGCAACCTCGGCAACGGCGAGGGCTTCTCCGTCCGCCAGGTCATCGAGACCGTCCGCCAGGTCACCGGCCACCCGATCCCCGAGGTCGTGGCCCCGCGCCGGGGCGGCGACCCGGCCACCCTGGTCGCCTCCGCCGCCACCGCCCGCGAGAAGCTGGGCTGGAACCCGTCCCGCACGGATCTCGCGGGGATCGTCGCGGACGCGTGGGAGTTCGCACAGAGCATCAGCGCAGCAAGGGAGCAGTAG
- a CDS encoding resuscitation-promoting factor produces MSNSQYETYEAYETYGPPEPYEPSAYGGPDAPPTGPDTARTLDYGVYGAPDMARTRPYEDTYRPAYEMPESPLPRQAAVGRRAARRRRTRYAERPDSAMRRLLPQALVVAFLAGGTTAFVAKDKAIELTVDGKPRTLHTFADDVTELLAEEGVAVGAHDVVAPAPGEQLASGDEVAVRYGRPLRLTLDGHQREVWTTARTVDGALEQLGVRAQGAYVSTSRSRPIGREGLALDVRTERSVTVMADGRARTIRTNAATVAEAVEGAGVTLSGMDTTSVAPGSFPREGQTVTVLRITGSKEVREELIPFREERSEDASLFKGTEVVDQAGTPGVRRVTYSLRTVNGVRQKPRRIRVETVREPRTQIVRVGTKPRPTSVQGADHLNWQGLAHCESGGRPNAVDPSGTYGGLYQFDTRTWQALGGSGRPQDAPAVEQTFRAKKLYVRRGASPWPHCGARLHG; encoded by the coding sequence GTGAGCAACTCGCAGTACGAGACGTACGAGGCCTACGAGACGTACGGCCCGCCCGAGCCGTACGAACCCTCGGCGTACGGCGGTCCCGACGCGCCGCCCACCGGTCCGGACACCGCGCGGACGCTCGACTACGGGGTGTACGGAGCGCCGGACATGGCGCGCACGCGGCCCTACGAGGACACCTACCGGCCCGCGTACGAGATGCCGGAGTCACCGCTCCCGCGCCAGGCCGCGGTGGGCCGCCGGGCCGCCCGCCGGCGCAGGACGCGGTACGCCGAGCGGCCGGACAGCGCGATGCGCCGACTGCTTCCGCAGGCGCTGGTCGTCGCGTTCCTCGCCGGCGGTACCACCGCGTTCGTCGCCAAGGACAAGGCGATCGAGCTCACCGTCGACGGCAAGCCCAGGACGCTGCACACCTTCGCGGACGACGTGACCGAACTGCTCGCCGAGGAGGGAGTCGCGGTGGGGGCGCACGACGTGGTCGCGCCCGCCCCCGGCGAACAGCTCGCCAGCGGGGACGAGGTCGCGGTGCGGTACGGGCGTCCCCTGCGGCTCACGCTGGACGGGCACCAGCGGGAGGTGTGGACCACGGCACGGACGGTGGACGGGGCCCTCGAGCAGCTCGGGGTGCGTGCGCAGGGCGCGTACGTGTCCACCTCGCGCTCCCGGCCGATCGGGCGGGAGGGGCTCGCCCTGGACGTACGGACCGAGCGGTCCGTGACGGTCATGGCCGACGGCCGGGCGCGGACGATCCGGACGAACGCGGCGACCGTGGCGGAGGCCGTCGAGGGGGCCGGGGTCACGCTGAGCGGGATGGACACCACCTCGGTGGCGCCGGGGAGTTTTCCCCGGGAGGGGCAGACCGTCACGGTGCTGCGGATCACCGGGTCGAAGGAAGTGCGCGAGGAGCTGATCCCCTTCCGGGAGGAGCGGAGCGAGGACGCCTCCCTCTTCAAGGGCACGGAGGTCGTGGACCAGGCGGGGACACCAGGGGTGCGACGGGTCACATACTCCCTCAGGACCGTCAACGGGGTCAGGCAGAAGCCACGGAGGATCAGGGTCGAGACGGTCCGGGAACCGCGCACCCAGATCGTGAGAGTGGGCACGAAGCCGAGGCCCACCTCCGTGCAGGGCGCGGACCACCTGAACTGGCAGGGACTCGCGCACTGCGAGTCCGGCGGCCGCCCGAACGCGGTGGACCCCTCGGGGACGTACGGCGGCCTCTACCAGTTCGACACGAGGACCTGGCAGGCCCTCGGGGGCTCCGGCCGCCCCCAGGACGCGCCGGCGGTGGAGCAGACGTTCCGGGCGAAGAAGCTGTACGTACGGCGGGGGGCGAGCCCCTGGCCGCATTGCGGGGCCCGGTTGCATGGATGA
- a CDS encoding 4-(cytidine 5'-diphospho)-2-C-methyl-D-erythritol kinase yields MSVTVRVPAKVNVQLAVGAARPDGFHDLANVFLAVGLHDEVTVTPADGLRVTCAGPDAGQVPLDRTNLAARAAIALAERHGLEPDVHLHIAKDIPVAGGMAGGSADGAGALLACDALWGTGASRAELLDICAELGSDVPFSLVGGAALGTGRGEKLRPLDVGGTFSWVFAMAERGLSTPAVFREFDRLTAGLDVPEPVASEALLDALAEGDPDALAAAVSNDLQPAALSLFPELADTLAAGSAAGALAGLVSGSGPTTAFLARDPGSAAKIADALRASGTCRAVRTASGPVPGATVMGA; encoded by the coding sequence GTGAGCGTCACCGTCCGCGTCCCCGCCAAGGTCAACGTCCAGCTCGCGGTGGGCGCCGCCCGCCCCGACGGCTTCCACGACCTGGCCAACGTCTTCCTCGCGGTCGGCCTCCACGACGAGGTGACCGTGACACCCGCCGACGGGCTCCGCGTCACCTGCGCGGGCCCGGACGCCGGCCAGGTGCCCCTGGACCGTACGAACCTGGCGGCGCGCGCGGCGATCGCCCTCGCGGAGCGCCACGGCCTGGAGCCCGACGTCCACCTCCACATCGCCAAGGACATCCCCGTCGCCGGCGGCATGGCGGGCGGCAGCGCGGACGGCGCGGGTGCGCTGCTGGCCTGCGACGCGCTGTGGGGGACGGGCGCCTCCCGTGCCGAACTGCTCGACATCTGCGCCGAGTTGGGCAGTGACGTGCCGTTCAGCCTGGTGGGCGGCGCCGCGCTCGGAACCGGACGCGGGGAGAAGCTGCGCCCCCTCGACGTCGGCGGCACCTTCTCCTGGGTGTTCGCGATGGCGGAGCGCGGGCTGTCGACCCCGGCCGTCTTCCGGGAGTTCGACCGGCTCACCGCGGGCCTCGACGTCCCCGAGCCCGTCGCCTCCGAGGCACTGCTCGACGCGCTGGCGGAGGGCGACCCGGACGCGCTCGCCGCCGCCGTCTCCAACGACCTCCAGCCCGCCGCCCTCTCGCTCTTCCCGGAACTCGCCGACACCCTCGCGGCCGGCAGCGCCGCGGGCGCCCTCGCCGGGCTCGTCTCGGGCTCGGGCCCGACCACGGCGTTCCTCGCCCGCGATCCCGGCTCGGCGGCGAAGATCGCGGACGCGCTGCGCGCCTCCGGCACGTGCCGGGCGGTGCGTACGGCCTCGGGGCCCGTGCCGGGTGCGACGGTGATGGGGGCGTAG
- a CDS encoding response regulator transcription factor translates to MGVRLMVVDDHRLLAEALASALKLRGHRVLAAAAPAAGAAELVISRAPEVCLLGTATPAEPGMFDPVVKIKRERPQVAVLVLGPVPSPRGIAAAFAAGASGYVRHDERIEGVERAIMKARAGEAAVAPQLLQGAFSELLNPAAQPDDEGQRLLQMLTPREVEVLVRVADGEDTRLIAAGMGIAPSTARTHVQRVLMKLGVGSRLEAAALAARTGLLDRAGPVGGPPAV, encoded by the coding sequence ATGGGAGTTCGGCTCATGGTGGTCGACGACCACCGATTGCTCGCCGAGGCGCTGGCCTCGGCGCTGAAACTGCGCGGGCACCGGGTGCTCGCGGCGGCGGCGCCTGCCGCGGGGGCGGCGGAGCTGGTGATCAGCCGGGCGCCCGAGGTGTGCCTGCTGGGGACGGCCACGCCGGCCGAGCCGGGGATGTTCGACCCGGTCGTGAAGATCAAGCGGGAGCGGCCGCAGGTGGCGGTGCTGGTGCTGGGTCCGGTGCCGAGTCCCCGGGGGATCGCGGCGGCGTTCGCGGCGGGGGCGTCGGGGTACGTCCGGCACGACGAGCGGATCGAGGGGGTCGAGCGGGCGATCATGAAGGCTCGGGCGGGGGAGGCGGCGGTTGCTCCGCAGTTGCTCCAGGGGGCGTTCAGTGAGCTGTTGAACCCCGCGGCCCAGCCGGACGACGAGGGACAGCGGTTGCTGCAGATGCTGACGCCCCGGGAGGTGGAGGTGCTGGTGCGGGTGGCCGACGGGGAGGACACGCGGCTGATCGCGGCGGGGATGGGGATAGCGCCGTCCACGGCGCGGACGCATGTGCAGCGGGTGCTGATGAAACTGGGGGTGGGGTCTCGGTTGGAGGCGGCGGCGTTGGCGGCTCGGACGGGGTTGTTGGATCGGGCTGGGCCGGTGGGGGGGCCTCCGGCGGTTTGA
- the galT gene encoding galactose-1-phosphate uridylyltransferase, giving the protein MKKTSTRLADGRELIYYDLRDDTVRDAVDRRPLERTVTTSEVRRDPLLGDSVAIASHRQGRTYHPPADECPLCPSQGERLSEIPDSSYDAVVFENRFPSLAGDSGRCEVVCFTSDHNASFADLTQEQVRLVLDAWTDRTSELSHLPSVEQVFCFENRGAEIGVTLGHPHGQIYAYPFTTPRTALMLRSLAAHKEATGGENLFDAVVASELAGERVVLESEHWVAFVPYAAHWPYEVHLYPKRRVPDLLGLDEDTRTEFPKVYLELLRRFDRIFDGPGGGKEGAGEPPTPYIAAWHQAPFGQLEEFEGVNRDDFALHLELFTIRRTSGKLKFLAGSESGMNVFINDIRPEAAAQRLREVASS; this is encoded by the coding sequence GTGAAGAAGACCTCGACCCGGCTGGCCGACGGTCGCGAGCTCATCTACTACGACCTGCGCGACGACACCGTCCGCGACGCCGTGGACCGGCGTCCGCTGGAGCGGACTGTCACCACGTCGGAGGTTCGTCGGGATCCGCTGCTCGGCGACTCCGTGGCCATCGCCTCGCACCGGCAGGGGCGCACCTACCACCCGCCCGCCGACGAGTGCCCGCTGTGCCCCTCGCAGGGCGAACGGCTGAGTGAGATCCCGGACTCGTCGTACGACGCCGTGGTCTTCGAGAACCGTTTCCCCTCGCTGGCCGGCGACTCGGGGCGCTGTGAGGTCGTCTGCTTCACCTCGGACCACAACGCGTCCTTCGCGGACCTCACGCAGGAGCAGGTACGGCTCGTCCTGGACGCATGGACCGACCGGACGTCGGAGCTGTCGCATCTGCCCTCCGTGGAGCAGGTCTTCTGTTTCGAGAACAGGGGTGCGGAGATCGGTGTGACCCTGGGTCACCCCCATGGCCAGATCTACGCCTACCCGTTCACCACTCCGCGCACCGCCCTGATGCTGCGTTCTCTCGCGGCCCACAAGGAGGCGACGGGAGGGGAGAACCTCTTCGACGCCGTCGTGGCGAGCGAGCTCGCCGGTGAGCGGGTCGTCCTGGAGAGCGAGCACTGGGTCGCCTTCGTGCCCTACGCGGCGCACTGGCCGTACGAGGTGCATCTGTATCCCAAGCGCCGGGTGCCGGATCTGCTGGGCCTCGACGAGGACACCCGCACAGAGTTCCCCAAGGTCTATCTGGAACTCTTGAGGCGCTTCGACCGGATCTTCGATGGGCCGGGTGGAGGGAAGGAAGGTGCGGGCGAGCCTCCTACGCCGTACATCGCCGCCTGGCACCAGGCGCCGTTCGGTCAGTTGGAGGAGTTCGAGGGCGTCAACCGGGACGACTTCGCGCTGCATCTCGAGCTTTTCACCATTCGCCGTACGTCCGGCAAGCTGAAGTTCCTCGCGGGGTCCGAGTCGGGCATGAACGTCTTCATCAACGACATCCGTCCGGAGGCCGCGGCACAGCGACTGCGAGAGGTAGCGAGTTCATGA
- the rsmA gene encoding 16S rRNA (adenine(1518)-N(6)/adenine(1519)-N(6))-dimethyltransferase RsmA, producing the protein MSSPSPDTLLGPADIRELAAALGVRPTKQRGQNFVIDANTVRKIVRTAGVRDDDVVVEVGPGLGSLTLALLETADRVTAVEIDDVLASALPATIAARLPDRADRFALVHSDAMHVTELPGPAPTALVANLPYNVAVPVLLHMLDTFPSIERTLVMVQAEVADRLAAPPGSKVYGVPSVKANWYAEVKRAGSIGRNVFWPAPNVDSGLVALTRRTEPIRTTASKREVFAVVDAAFAQRRKTLRAALAGWAGSAAAAETALVAAGVSPQARGESLTVEEFARIAEHAEHAANKEPVQQ; encoded by the coding sequence GTGAGCAGCCCCTCCCCAGACACCCTCCTTGGCCCCGCCGACATCCGCGAACTCGCGGCCGCCCTCGGCGTACGCCCCACCAAACAGCGCGGCCAGAACTTCGTGATCGACGCGAACACGGTCCGGAAGATCGTCCGCACCGCCGGCGTCCGGGACGACGACGTGGTCGTGGAGGTAGGCCCCGGCCTCGGCTCGCTCACCCTCGCACTCCTCGAGACCGCGGACCGCGTCACCGCCGTGGAGATCGACGACGTACTGGCCTCCGCGCTGCCCGCCACCATCGCCGCCCGCCTGCCCGACCGCGCGGACCGGTTCGCCCTCGTGCACTCCGACGCCATGCACGTCACCGAGCTGCCGGGCCCCGCGCCCACCGCGCTCGTCGCGAACCTCCCGTACAACGTCGCCGTACCCGTGCTGCTGCACATGCTCGACACCTTCCCGAGCATCGAGCGCACCCTCGTCATGGTCCAGGCGGAGGTCGCCGACCGGCTCGCCGCACCGCCCGGTTCGAAGGTGTACGGCGTCCCGTCCGTGAAGGCCAACTGGTACGCCGAGGTCAAGCGGGCCGGGTCGATCGGCCGCAATGTCTTCTGGCCCGCACCGAACGTCGACAGCGGGCTCGTCGCGCTCACCCGCAGGACCGAGCCGATCAGGACCACCGCGTCGAAGCGCGAGGTGTTCGCCGTCGTGGACGCCGCCTTCGCCCAGCGGCGCAAGACCCTGCGGGCCGCGCTCGCCGGGTGGGCGGGTTCGGCCGCGGCCGCCGAGACGGCCCTCGTGGCGGCCGGGGTCTCGCCCCAGGCCCGCGGCGAGTCGCTCACCGTCGAGGAGTTCGCGCGGATCGCCGAGCACGCCGAACACGCAGCGAACAAGGAGCCGGTCCAGCAGTGA
- a CDS encoding ABC-F family ATP-binding cassette domain-containing protein, whose product MAVNLVNVENVSKVYGTRALLDGVSLGVSEGDRIGVVGRNGDGKTTLIRMLAKLEDADTGRVTHSGGLRLGVLTQHDSLDPTATVRHEVIRDMADHEWAGNAKIRDVLTGLFGGLDLPGFPQGLDTVIAPLSGGERRRIALAKLLIEEQDLIVLDEPTNHLDVEGISWLAKHLRERRSALVCVTHDRWFLDQVCTRMWDVQKGDVFEYEGGYSDYVFARAERERIAATEETKRQNLVRKELAWLRRGAPARTSKPRFRVEAANELIKDVPPPRDSSELMKFASSRLGKTVFELEDVTVQAGPKVLLKHVTWQLGPGDRIGLVGVNGAGKTSLLRAMAETARTEGEKQPAGGRVVVGRTVKLAYLSQEVAELNPALRVLEAVQQVRERVDLGKGREMTAGQLCETFGFNKEKQWTPVGDLSGGERRRLQLLRLLMDEPNVLFLDEPTNDLDIETLTQLEDVLDGWPGSMVVISHDRFFLERTTDRVFALLGDATLRMLPRGIDEYLERRQRMEEAAAASAPVVVKPVAEKSSADQRTAKKELQKIERQLDKISEKETRLHAQIADNATDFAKVASLDAELRDLAGEREELEMRWLELAEDA is encoded by the coding sequence ATGGCCGTCAATCTGGTCAATGTCGAGAACGTCAGCAAGGTGTACGGCACCCGTGCGCTGCTGGACGGTGTCTCGCTCGGCGTCTCCGAGGGCGATCGCATCGGCGTCGTGGGCCGCAACGGCGACGGCAAGACCACCCTGATCCGCATGCTCGCCAAGCTGGAGGACGCCGACACCGGACGCGTCACGCACTCCGGCGGCCTGCGCCTGGGCGTCCTCACCCAGCACGACTCCCTGGACCCCACGGCCACCGTCCGGCACGAGGTCATCCGCGACATGGCCGACCACGAGTGGGCCGGCAACGCCAAGATCCGCGACGTGCTGACCGGACTGTTCGGCGGACTCGACCTGCCCGGCTTCCCGCAGGGCCTCGACACCGTCATCGCGCCGCTCTCCGGTGGCGAGCGCCGCCGTATCGCCCTGGCCAAGCTGCTCATCGAGGAACAGGACCTGATCGTCCTCGACGAGCCCACCAACCACCTCGACGTCGAGGGCATCTCCTGGCTGGCCAAGCACCTGCGCGAGCGGCGCTCGGCGCTCGTGTGCGTCACCCACGACCGGTGGTTCCTCGACCAGGTCTGCACCCGCATGTGGGACGTGCAGAAGGGCGATGTCTTCGAGTACGAGGGCGGTTACTCCGACTACGTCTTCGCGCGGGCCGAGCGCGAGCGGATCGCCGCCACCGAGGAGACCAAGCGGCAGAACCTGGTCCGCAAGGAGCTGGCCTGGCTCCGACGCGGTGCCCCCGCCCGTACGTCCAAGCCGCGCTTCCGCGTCGAGGCCGCCAACGAGCTCATCAAGGACGTGCCGCCGCCGCGGGACAGCAGCGAGCTGATGAAGTTCGCCTCCTCGCGGCTGGGCAAGACCGTCTTCGAGCTGGAGGACGTCACCGTCCAGGCCGGGCCCAAGGTCCTGCTCAAGCACGTGACGTGGCAGCTCGGCCCGGGCGACCGGATCGGTCTCGTCGGGGTCAACGGCGCCGGGAAGACGTCCTTGCTGCGGGCCATGGCCGAGACCGCGCGGACCGAGGGCGAGAAGCAGCCCGCGGGCGGACGGGTCGTGGTCGGCAGGACCGTCAAGCTCGCCTATCTGTCGCAGGAGGTCGCCGAACTCAACCCCGCGCTGCGGGTGCTGGAGGCCGTCCAGCAGGTGCGGGAGCGCGTGGACCTCGGCAAGGGGCGCGAGATGACCGCCGGGCAACTGTGCGAGACCTTCGGCTTCAACAAGGAGAAGCAGTGGACGCCGGTCGGGGATCTGTCCGGCGGTGAGCGGCGGCGGCTCCAGCTGCTGCGGTTGCTGATGGACGAGCCGAACGTGCTGTTCCTGGACGAGCCGACGAATGATCTGGACATCGAGACGCTGACCCAGCTGGAGGACGTTCTCGACGGGTGGCCCGGCTCGATGGTCGTCATCTCCCACGACCGGTTCTTCCTCGAGCGGACGACCGACCGGGTCTTCGCGCTGCTCGGGGACGCCACCTTGCGGATGCTGCCGCGGGGCATCGACGAGTACCTGGAGCGACGGCAGCGGATGGAGGAGGCGGCCGCGGCTTCGGCGCCGGTGGTGGTGAAGCCGGTGGCCGAGAAGAGCTCCGCGGACCAGCGGACCGCGAAGAAGGAGCTCCAGAAGATCGAGCGGCAGCTCGACAAGATCTCCGAGAAGGAGACCAGGCTGCACGCCCAGATCGCCGACAACGCCACCGACTTCGCGAAGGTGGCCTCCCTCGACGCCGAACTGCGGGACCTCGCCGGGGAGCGCGAGGAGCTGGAGATGCGCTGGCTGGAGCTCGCCGAGGACGCGTGA